Part of the uncultured Anaeromusa sp. genome is shown below.
GCAGATTTTTGAGCGCTCGCCTATGTATTTCTATATCCAGATTACCACGATGCTGGTGTTGTATTTGGCCGCTAATACGGCCTATAATGGCTTGCCGGTGCTCATGTCCATTGTGGCTAAGGACGGCTATATGCCTCGCTATCTGGCTGCTCGTGGTGAGCGGCTGACCTTTTCTAACGGCATTATTTTGCTGACTGTGGCGGCAGGTCTTTTAATTGTCGCCTTTCAGGGCAACACCGAGCATTTGATTTCTCTTTATGCCATCGGCGTATTCATTTCCTTTACTGTGGCCCAAAGCAGCATGGTGGTGCATTGGAACCGTGAACGTGGCGCGGGTTGGCAGTTCCGAGCGTTTCTTAACGGTTTGGGAGCGACTGTGACCGGCATCATTGTAGCGGTTATTACGGCGACAAAATTCCTCTACGGCGCTTGGATTGTTCTTGTCTTTATTCCGATCATGATTTATATTTTCAAAGCGGTAAGGGCGCATTATAATGTGGTGGCGGACCAGCTTCACCTGCCGGAGGAGAGCTACAATAAAGGCGCTGAGGTTTTTCCTAAGGGGAAGCACATTATCATTGTGCCTGTGGCCACGCCGACGCGGGTGGTTTACAATACCATCAAATATGCTAAAACCATTGGTGATAATATTATTGCCGTTAATATCTCTGATAACGCAGAAGCGGAAAAGAAGCTGCGCGAAAAATGGCAGCTTTGGGATCCTGGGGTGGAACTGAAGATCATCCGCTCGCCCTTCCGGCTGCTCATGCGGCCGCTGATTCAGTTTATTGAAAAGAAGGAACGCGAAAAAGGTCCTGACGACTATATTACGGTTATCATTCCGGAATTTGAAACCAGCAGGCCTTGGCATCGTTTTTTACATGGACAGACCGGCTTGTTTTTGCGCAATGCGTTGATTTGGAAAACCAATGTGATCGTCAGTACTGTGCCATACCACTTAAAAGAATAGGAACTACGCAGAAAAGCAGCCTCGTATGATGTGCTCCCCAATAAGTTAGACCTTAAAAATCTAACTGTTGGGGGGCCGTTCAGTATGGGGCTGCTTTTTTTGGTTCTATGTCAATGGTTGGGGTAAAAGCATAAAGTAATGTTGGCAGCGAGGATGCAAGTTCTCGCTGCTATCTATTTTTAGTACCCGCAAGATAGAGGATACGGTTACGCATTCGCTCAAAATTACGCAGGCCATAGCAAGTTCGTTTTAAGACTTTGGTTCGGTTGTTGCAGCCTTCGATATAGCCGTTGCTGTATCCGGTTTCAAGGGCGGCCACAATTTCTTGTTTCCATTCGATTACGGTATTCATCAATCGAGTAAATTGAGGAAGATTATGCTGTAAAACCTCTTGTTGCCAACGCTGAAATCGCAAAGCATATTCTTTGCTGCCGGAGCTGTCCATCGCTTCATAGAAAAGTTCTTTTAAGCGATAGGCGTGCCGTAATCGTTCAGACACTTGCAGCATCAAAGAGAGTTGTTCTTTATCCTCGTCTTTTATTAGGTTTTTATGTCGTTTCAGAAGTAGGAAACGACTTTTCTTGAAATACTTTCTGCGATGGTCCGAAAAGTCTTTTTGCACGTCTTTACGCACCGCTTCCATAGCCCAATTAGCAAGTCGACAAACATGAAATTTATCGGCTACAATTTGGGCATTCGGAAAGCTGGTTTTTACCACGCTGCGGAACAACTTGCTAAGGTCCATAACCACATGTTGAACGTTCTGGCGCTGCTCCAAGGGAAACTCAGTAAAGTATTCATAAAGGTCTTCGGATTTGCGATTTTTTAAAATATCCAAGGTGGTTTTCGTTTTGGGATTCGCCAAAATGCATTGAAATTTCTCTTTTGCAGCATTTCCTTTAAACTCGTCAATCGCCAGTACCTCTGGCAGCAGTGGTTTAGGATAGGAAACATGATCGAAAAGGCGCAACGCGGTAGTGACGGAAATATGGGCCTGCCTAGCAATTTCAGTGGCGGATTTCATATTGGAAAACTGCGAGATGACAAATTGTTTTAGCAAGTGGCTCATACGCTGAAATTTGCCAAGAAAAGGAACAGTTTCCGCAAAGCGCTTCGTGCAATGAGGGCAATAATAGCGGCGCTTGCGAAAAAACAGTTCGTAAGATTTATGCAGCAAGGGAATGTGTTTCACCTTTTGCAACCGATAATCGTGGATTTTATCAGTGCGCTGTTTACAAACAGGGCATATGTGGGCTTTGCGAGGCATTTCAATCGTAAGAGTCGTAGCTGTAGAATCAATTATATAGGCCTCTTCTAAGTTTAAGAGAAATGTAGTACACTGAATATCGAGCATAAATGAATAACTCCTTTCGATTAGTGTGTAGCAACTTTAATTGTATTTGAGTTATTTACTTTATGCTCGTTTTTTGTGCAAATAAATGTTGGGGTAAACATGCTTTCGCGTGCTTACCCCAACATTTATTATAGAACCCTTTTTTTATGGAGTAAAAAGGAATGCCCACATATTGATGGGAAAACTTGGTAATATATAGATGGGTATACTATGAACGTGGCTCTTAGATACGTAATATATAGCCGTGATAAGCTGGTGAAGCAATACAGGGAGGAGCCGGTTTTCTAAAGAGAGGGGCGTCGATAAAATATGAAGTTGCTGATCTCTTTTTTAAAGAACAAAGGGCAAACAACGGTCGAGTATTCCTTAATGCTGCTGCTTGTTTTTCTTGCTGCCGTTGGTGCTATATCTTTGCTTGGTACGGGAGTCCAAGAGATTTATAATGATATAATTAATCGGGGGCAAGAGCTATAAATAGAAGGTTTGCTTGCGTTTATGGGGAAGTGTATATCGATATTAAATTTCTAGCTAGTAGATACTGCTCGCATCGTTTTGGCTGTTGATTCCCTAAACAAACTAGTGCGAGTTATTCCGCCGCAGCGTAACGGTTTTCGCGGTTATAAAAGATAAAGGGTGGGGATGTCATGGAGGTTTTTGTTGCCAGACAACCTATTTTCGACAGTAAAATTGAGGTAGTGGCGTATGAACTGCTTTATCGCAATGGCATGCTCAATCGTGCCGAACCGATTGATGATAACCAAGCCACTACCGACGTACTCACCAATGTTTTTTTGCAAATGGGCATTGATACCATTGCCGAAGGGAAACGGGCTTTTGTGAATTTTAATGAAGCCTTATTGCTGCAAGAAGTTCCGCAATTATTGCCTTCCCATATCCTGGCAGTAGAAATTCTAGAGACGGTTACACCCAACGAGGCAGTGCTGCAGGCCTGCAAAAAGCTGAAACAAGAAGGCTATTGGATTGTGCTGGATGATTTTCTGCCAGCGCCGGAGTGGATTCCTTTGGCTAGAATCGCCGATATAATAAAAGTGGACTTTAAAAATCCCCAAAGTCTTGAGACTAGGAATTATTTGCTGCGCCATGATGTTCACCAGCCGGAATATTTGGCGGAAAAGATAGAGACTAAAGAAGAATTTATGCAGGCGCGCAAACAAGGATATGCTTATTTTCAAGGTTATTTTTTTCAAAAACCAATTATTTTATCGCAAAAAGGAATGCCGTTGGTGAGCATTCAGCATTGGCGGCTGTTGAAAGAACTTTATGCCGAGAATGTTGATTTGAGAAGGTTTGAAGAAATTGTTAAACGCGATATGTCATTAACGTTTTTACTTTTAAAGTATGTTAATTCGGCATTTTTTAGCTTTCGTTCGCCGATTCAATCGATTCGTCATGCCGCAGTTCTGCTTGGACAGCGTGAATTGGCAAAATGGCTGGCCTTGGTGACCTTGCGTAATTTGGGACAGGATCAACCTTCTGAAGTGTTGCATGTGTCCGTGTTAAGAGGAAGGCATTGTGAATTGATTGCGGCGTGCTTGCCTCGCTGCAGGATGGCAATGGAGCAATTCTTTTTTGCAGGCTTGTTTTCGTTGCTGGATGTATTTATAGGCAAGTCGCTGGCGGATATTTTAGAATACTTGCCTGTTGCCGAAGAAGTGAAACAGGCGTTGTTGGGAGGAAAAAATACCTTAAATACGGTGTTGAATTTAGTTATTGCTTATGAACGAGGTCAATGGTGGGAAGTACAGCAATATAGTGATGAACTGAAACTTCCGTATGATCAACTGGCTCCGACCTACATTTCTGCAATTTGCTGGGAGCAAGAGTTGTTTAGAAATAAATCATAAGAAATTTATTTGTCTGTGGGAAGTGCTATATGAGAAAAGTCGACTGCTTGTTAGATAAGCAGTCGACTTTTCTTTATGCATACTTGAAGGGGCTTGTGTGTTTATTTTTCAGTCATGTAAGGGTAGGTCGTCGTGGTGCGGGGCGCAAGCACTTCTTTAATGGCGCGCTGGCTGATCCAGCGGTGTAGGTTGACGGCGCTGCCGGCTTTGTCGTTGGTGCCGGAAGCGCGGCTGCCTCCAAAAGGCTGTTGGCCGACAACGGCGCCTGTGGGCTTGTCGTTGATGTAGAAGTTGCCCGCTGCATGATCCAACGCTTCAGCAATTTTGATGATGGCGCTGCGGTCTTGGGCGAAGACAGCGCCGGTCAAGCCGTATACAGTAGCGGTGTCGCAAGCTTGCAGGGTTTCTTCCAGCTCAGCGTCAGGGTATACATAGATAGTTAGGACAGGTCCGAAAATTTCCTCTACCATGGTTTTAAAGGTAGGTGTTTTGGCCAAGATGACCGTAGGCTCTACGAAGAAACCAACGCTGTCGTCGCAGCCGCCGCCGAGGATAACTTCCGCATCTGGGGAGGCCTTGGCATAGTCCACGTAGTTCTTGATGTTGTTGAAAGAATTACGGTCAATAACGGCGTTCATCAAGTTTCTGAAGTCGCAAACATCTCCCATAGTGACCGCTGCTACTGCTTTTTCCAAGCGGGGTTTTACTTCGGTCCACAGGCTTGCGGGAAGATAAGCGCGAGAAGCGGCGGAGCACTTTTGGCCTTGATATTCAAAGGAGCCCAGAACAAGTGCGCTTGTCAAAGCCTCTACATCAGCCGACTTGTGGGCGAAGATGAAATCTTTGCCGCCGGTTTCGCCTACCAGTCGCGGATAGGTAACATAGTTGGCGATGTTTTGGCCGACTTGGCTCCAAATACTGTTGAAGACATTGGTAGAACCTGTGAAATGAAACCCTGCCATTTTGGGATGATTGATAACGATTTTGCCGAAATCAGCGCCGCGGCAAGGCAGGAAGTTGATTACGCCAGCGGGTAAACCGGCTTCCATAAGAATTTGCATGAAGTAGTAGTTGGAAAGAACAGCTGTGGAAGACGGTTTCCACAGCACGGTGTTGCCAGCCATGGCCGGAGCGGTACATAAGTTGCCGCCGATGGAAGTGAAGTTAAAGGGCGTAATGGCCGCGACAAAGCCGTCCAAGGCCCGATATTCTACGCGGTTCCAGACACCATCGGTGCTAAGCGGCTGTTGTTTGTAGATTTCTTGGAGGTAGTAGGGATTGAAACGCAAGAAATCAGCGAGCTCGCAGATAATATCGATTTCCGCTTGGAAGGGGTTTTTACTTTGACCGAGCATGCAGGAAGCGGCTAACTTGGCGCGATATTTGCCTGTGAGCAGGTCCGCCGCTTTCAGAAAGATGCTGGCGCGGTGTTCCCAAGGCATATGCTCCCATTCGCGCCGGGCGGCTTCGGCGGCGGCGATGGCCAAGTTGAGTTCCGATTCGCCTGCGATATAGTATTCGCCTAAAACGTGCTGATGATCGTGAGGACAGATGATTTTTTCTTTGTGCGTTGTACGGACTTCTTGTCCGGCGATGATGAGCGGGACTTCCACGAACGCCTCCAGTTGGCGCTGTAATTCTTCTTTTAAGGCTAGTGTTTCCGGGGCGTCCGGCATATAGCCTTTAATAGGCTCATTGACAGGATGTTTGACTTCAAAATAGGCGTTGTTCATAGCGGCTCCTCCTTAAAGTACATGAAATGCTTACTATGGACTTATATTAGCATAGCGGAGGATGTCCAGTGAATTATGAGTATTTGAAACAACCATGCAAGTTCTTCGAAGGCTATAAAAGCGGTTTTGTTAAACAGAGCCTTTTGATAGAGTTGTTTTATTCATCTGTATCGGTAAATGTTAAAAAATCTTTCGCAGCGAGCCATGCATGGGCGCATTGCACAAATTTTTTGGCAGCTGGAGGCAGTTGCTTAAAGGAAAGGGCCGCTAAGCCGATGATGCGGTGCTCCTCTGGCTCTAGCGGGATTAAGTGCACGTCTGGCGGCACATGCTCTAAAATGAGTTCGGGCAGGATGCTGATGCCAAGTCCGAGCTGGACCATGGCTAGGATGGTGCGTTCTTCCATAAGTTCGTATTGGACTTGTAATTGTACGCCGTTCTCAAGAAGCATACGACGTATATTATCATCGGCTCCCCATTGCGGCATGATGAATTGTTCGTTGCGAATTTGCGAGAAGGTAATGGATTTTTGTTGGCGAAGCGAATGCTGCGGCGGCAGAATCACCTGGAGCCGATCTTTATACAAGGGGCGAACTTCAAAAGCTTTGGAGATGGGCAAGGAAACAAAGCCAAAGTCGATCGTTTTATTGGAAATCCAATCGTTCATTTCGTCGTAGCAGCCCAGATAGGTTTTGACTTCAATCTGGGGATAGTCTTTGTGAAACGAAGCAAGGATGCCGGGAAGCCATTGCATGGAAACGCTTGATAAAGTACCGATGCGTACTAGACCGGTTTCAATGCCTTTAATAGCTAAGGATTCTTGGTACAGTTGCTCTTCGTGATGTAAAATTTGTTTCACGTGTACAAGGATGCGTTCGCCGTTAGGTGTTAAGCGCATGCCGGAGCGTTCTCGTTTGAAGAGAGCAAAACCTAGCTCGCTTTCGAGCGTTGAGATCGCGTAACTGACGCCGGATTGGGCCATGCTTAGTTTGTCGGCAGCCTTGCTGAGACTGCCGAGTTCGGCAATGGTGCTAAAAATATAATACTTAGAAGTAAGCAAAGAGAAAACCTCCTTTCGCGCGTCATAGGTAGCAACAGATTATCTTTACTTTACTGGAAGTCTTGTATGTTGGCAAGGCGCATTGTACTATGTTGCGT
Proteins encoded:
- the pruA gene encoding L-glutamate gamma-semialdehyde dehydrogenase produces the protein MNNAYFEVKHPVNEPIKGYMPDAPETLALKEELQRQLEAFVEVPLIIAGQEVRTTHKEKIICPHDHQHVLGEYYIAGESELNLAIAAAEAARREWEHMPWEHRASIFLKAADLLTGKYRAKLAASCMLGQSKNPFQAEIDIICELADFLRFNPYYLQEIYKQQPLSTDGVWNRVEYRALDGFVAAITPFNFTSIGGNLCTAPAMAGNTVLWKPSSTAVLSNYYFMQILMEAGLPAGVINFLPCRGADFGKIVINHPKMAGFHFTGSTNVFNSIWSQVGQNIANYVTYPRLVGETGGKDFIFAHKSADVEALTSALVLGSFEYQGQKCSAASRAYLPASLWTEVKPRLEKAVAAVTMGDVCDFRNLMNAVIDRNSFNNIKNYVDYAKASPDAEVILGGGCDDSVGFFVEPTVILAKTPTFKTMVEEIFGPVLTIYVYPDAELEETLQACDTATVYGLTGAVFAQDRSAIIKIAEALDHAAGNFYINDKPTGAVVGQQPFGGSRASGTNDKAGSAVNLHRWISQRAIKEVLAPRTTTTYPYMTEK
- a CDS encoding class III signal peptide-containing protein; translation: MKLLISFLKNKGQTTVEYSLMLLLVFLAAVGAISLLGTGVQEIYNDIINRGQEL
- a CDS encoding APC family permease — its product is MMRWVRRALIGRPLHNRELAHEKLPKWKALSIFSSDALSSVAYGPEQIMITLVAAPGIVAYGYMSPVALSILLLLAIVVLSYVQVAKANPGGGGAYAVAKKNLGEMPALVAAGSVFADYVLTAAVSVSAGTAAIISAFPELSGNEVSLDLAVLFGILMIVNLRGVRESSNAFVIPTYAFLLGIVVLIGFGVWKSIFEAPYVLPAASMAKQQLDWAMLFLVLRAFANGCSSMTGVEAIADSVPMFRSPEARNAAVTTYWMAGILGFMFIGISYLIMHYHIMPIAEVTAMSQLAEQIFERSPMYFYIQITTMLVLYLAANTAYNGLPVLMSIVAKDGYMPRYLAARGERLTFSNGIILLTVAAGLLIVAFQGNTEHLISLYAIGVFISFTVAQSSMVVHWNRERGAGWQFRAFLNGLGATVTGIIVAVITATKFLYGAWIVLVFIPIMIYIFKAVRAHYNVVADQLHLPEESYNKGAEVFPKGKHIIIVPVATPTRVVYNTIKYAKTIGDNIIAVNISDNAEAEKKLREKWQLWDPGVELKIIRSPFRLLMRPLIQFIEKKEREKGPDDYITVIIPEFETSRPWHRFLHGQTGLFLRNALIWKTNVIVSTVPYHLKE
- a CDS encoding LysR family transcriptional regulator; the encoded protein is MLTSKYYIFSTIAELGSLSKAADKLSMAQSGVSYAISTLESELGFALFKRERSGMRLTPNGERILVHVKQILHHEEQLYQESLAIKGIETGLVRIGTLSSVSMQWLPGILASFHKDYPQIEVKTYLGCYDEMNDWISNKTIDFGFVSLPISKAFEVRPLYKDRLQVILPPQHSLRQQKSITFSQIRNEQFIMPQWGADDNIRRMLLENGVQLQVQYELMEERTILAMVQLGLGISILPELILEHVPPDVHLIPLEPEEHRIIGLAALSFKQLPPAAKKFVQCAHAWLAAKDFLTFTDTDE
- a CDS encoding ISL3 family transposase; this translates as MLDIQCTTFLLNLEEAYIIDSTATTLTIEMPRKAHICPVCKQRTDKIHDYRLQKVKHIPLLHKSYELFFRKRRYYCPHCTKRFAETVPFLGKFQRMSHLLKQFVISQFSNMKSATEIARQAHISVTTALRLFDHVSYPKPLLPEVLAIDEFKGNAAKEKFQCILANPKTKTTLDILKNRKSEDLYEYFTEFPLEQRQNVQHVVMDLSKLFRSVVKTSFPNAQIVADKFHVCRLANWAMEAVRKDVQKDFSDHRRKYFKKSRFLLLKRHKNLIKDEDKEQLSLMLQVSERLRHAYRLKELFYEAMDSSGSKEYALRFQRWQQEVLQHNLPQFTRLMNTVIEWKQEIVAALETGYSNGYIEGCNNRTKVLKRTCYGLRNFERMRNRILYLAGTKNR
- a CDS encoding HDOD domain-containing protein, coding for MEVFVARQPIFDSKIEVVAYELLYRNGMLNRAEPIDDNQATTDVLTNVFLQMGIDTIAEGKRAFVNFNEALLLQEVPQLLPSHILAVEILETVTPNEAVLQACKKLKQEGYWIVLDDFLPAPEWIPLARIADIIKVDFKNPQSLETRNYLLRHDVHQPEYLAEKIETKEEFMQARKQGYAYFQGYFFQKPIILSQKGMPLVSIQHWRLLKELYAENVDLRRFEEIVKRDMSLTFLLLKYVNSAFFSFRSPIQSIRHAAVLLGQRELAKWLALVTLRNLGQDQPSEVLHVSVLRGRHCELIAACLPRCRMAMEQFFFAGLFSLLDVFIGKSLADILEYLPVAEEVKQALLGGKNTLNTVLNLVIAYERGQWWEVQQYSDELKLPYDQLAPTYISAICWEQELFRNKS